A stretch of Phoenix dactylifera cultivar Barhee BC4 chromosome 16, palm_55x_up_171113_PBpolish2nd_filt_p, whole genome shotgun sequence DNA encodes these proteins:
- the LOC103710206 gene encoding agmatine coumaroyltransferase-2-like: MPNDPKAMKVRVESSRLVKPSYEGHPPPTTLRVPLSVFDKVTYNTHIAVIYAFRPPTPCNSTVEKGLSMVLSEYREWAGRLGKDPKGNPVILLNDEGVRFIEASAETTLDKAMPFKPSAALLSFHPSLHGVAELVQVQLTRFTCGSLMVGFTAHHLVADGHATSNFLVAWGRSSRGLAIDPLPLHDRTTFFVPRSPPKLEFKHRGVEFTSKNKFDKGKEDPLKDDIVVSKVHFTKEFLNKLKAQASLGSKSNRPHTTFESLVAHLWRVVTKARGLDGCETTQVRISVNGRTRLSPRVPNEYFGNLVLWAFPRAKVAELISQPLQFAAELIHDEVAKVNDGYFRSFIDFASSGVVQSENLSPTADMGKSVLCPDLEVDSWLRFPFYDLDFGGGSPPYYFMPSYFPVEGMLFILPSSMGDSSIDAFVPLFCHNVDAFKHNCYSLVLA; encoded by the coding sequence ATGCCAAACGACCCCAAAGCCATGAAGGTGAGAGTGGAGAGCTCAAGGCTCGTCAAGCCCTCCTACGAAGGGCACCCTCCCCCAACCACTCTCCGCGTCCCCTTAAGCGTCTTCGACAAGGTCACCTACAACACCCACATTGCCGTCATCTACGCCTTCCGGCCGCCGACCCCTTGCAACTCTACGGTGGAGAAGGGCCTCTCCATGGTGCTCTCCGAGTACCGGGAGTGGGCCGGAAGGCTTGGCAAAGACCCTAAAGGCAACCCGGTTATCCTCCTCAACGATGAAGGCGTCCGCTTCATCGAGGCATCGGCGGAAACCACCCTTGACAAGGCCATGCCCTTCAAGCCCTCAGCGGCGTTACTAAGCTTTCACCCGAGCCTCCACGGCGTGGCAGAGCTGGTCCAGGTCCAGCTGACACGGTTTACTTGCGGCTCCCTGATGGTGGGATTCACGGCGCACCACCTGGTCGCCGACGGCCACGCCACCAGCAACTTCTTGGTTGCATGGGGCCGTTCGTCGCGCGGTCTCGCCATCGATCCGCTCCCCTTGCACGACCGTACCACATTCTTCGTCCCTCGCAGCCCTCCGAAGCTCGAGTTCAAGCACCGGGGAGTGGAGTTCACGAGCAAGAACAAGTTCgacaaaggtaaggaagatCCCTTAAAGGATGACATAGTTGTTTCCAAGGTGCACTTCACCAAGGAGTTCCTAAACAAGCTCAAGGCCCAGGCTTCGCTGGGGTCTAAATCCAATAGGCCCCACACCACGTTTGAAAGCCTGGTGGCTCACCTGTGGAGGGTAGTGACAAAGGCTCGGGGCCTAGATGGTTGCGAGACCACCCAGGTAAGGATATCAGTGAACGGGCGCACGAGGTTAAGCCCTCGAGTGCCCAATGAGTACTTTGGCAACTTGGTTCTGTGGGCGTTTCCTCGGGCGAAGGTGGCAGAGCTGATCAGCCAGCCATTGCAGTTCGCGGCGGAGCTCATCCACGACGAGGTGGCGAAGGTGAACGACGGATATTTTCGATCGTTTATAGATTTTGCGAGCTCCGGCGTGGTGCAGTCGGAGAATTTATCGCCGACGGCAGACATGGGGAAGTCGGTGCTGTGTCCAGACCTGGAGGTGGATAGCTGGCTTCGGTTCCCATTCTATGATCTGGATTTTGGTGGGGGGAGCCCACCGTACTACTTCATGCCCAGCTACTTCCCCGTGGAAGGCATGCTGTTCATCCTGCCATCGTCGATGGGAGATAGCAGCATTGATGCCTTCGTGCCTTTGTTTTGTCACAATGTCGACGCTTTCAAACATAATTGCTACTCCTTGGTCTTAGCTTGA